CGCATCGCACGGCCGCCCGAGACGGCGGGCTCGACCGACCATTTCCGGCGCATGGATCTCACGACGCGCACGATGACTCCCGGAGACCAGGCCGAGCGCCTCGCTGCGCGACAGGCCTATCTGGACGCGGTGCGCGCCTGGGTGTCGACGGGGGCGCATGCGCTTCCCGCCGATGAAGCGCGCGCCAATCTGCCGAAGGTCACGCCGGAGATCGCCGAAGCGCGGGCGCGGTTCCGTCTCGGCGTCTGGCTGCGCGCCAACGGCCGCGCGGCCGAGGGCGACCTCCAGATGGCGGAAGCGAGCCGCCTGCATCCGGAGTCGTGGAGCCTGTGGCGCCAGGCCGCGGACATCGACGAGGTCGGCAAGGCGTCGGGCCCCGATTTCTGGAAGCGCGTGCAGGCGCTGGGCGATCGTCCGTATTATCCACCACCCAAACTGTAGTTCGCCAGCGACACGGACCAGCCACAATCGGCTGATGGCTGCGAGACCATCACACCTCCGTGAGAGCGGGATGGTTGCTTGGGCGGTGGCACCCTGGCTGGGTTAGGTTGTTTCTATATTTCCTGAATAACGGGAGACTGGGATGGCTGTCCTCAACGTCAACGGCAAGGCGGTCGAATACACCGCCGACCCGAACACTCCGCTTCTCTGGGTCCTGCGCGAGCAACTGGGCCTGACCGGTACCAAGTATGGCTGCGGCATCGCGCAATGCGGCTCCTGCACCGTCCATATCGACGGTGCGCCCGTGCGCTCCTGCACCGTGCCGGTCAACACCGTTGGCGACAAGAAGGTCCTGACCATCGAGGCCGTGGCCGCCAACGGCGTGCTGAACAAGATCCAGAAGGCCTGGGTGGAACTTGACGTTCCCCAGTGCGGCTACTGCCAGAGCGGCATGGTGATGGCGGCGACGGCGCTGCTCGCCGCCAAGCCCAACCCGACCGATGCCGACATCGACGCGGCCATGACCAACATCTGCCGCTGTGGCACCTATCAACAGGTTCGCGCGGCCATCCACGCTGCGGCGAAGGCCTGAGGGAGGAACGCATCATGACGATCCAGACATCCCTCGGCCGTCGCGGCTTCCTCGTCAGTGGCGCCGCCGTCGCCGGCGGCTTCTCCCTCGGCTTCCATCTGCCCTTCGACGAGAACGTGGCCCATGCCCAGGCCGTCAAGGAACTGAACGCCTGGGTGGTCATCCATCCCGACGACAAGGTGGTGATCCGCATCGCCCGCTCCGAGATGGGGCAGGGCACGCTCACCGGCCTCTGCCAGCTCGTGGCCGAAGAACTCGAGTGCGACTGGAACAAGGTCACCTGGGAGTATCCGACGCCGGGAGAGAACCTGAAGCGCAACCGCGTCTGGAGGAACTTCTCGACCGGCGGCAGCCGCGGCATCCGCGAGAGCCAGCAGTATGTTCGCGAGGGCGGTGCCATCGCGCGCGAGATGCTGATTGCCGCGGCAGCCAAGCAATGGAACGTGCCGGCCGGCGAATGCAGCGCGGCCAACAGCACCATCACCCACAAGGCGTCGGGCAAGACGGTGACCTATGGCGCCGTTGCCGCGGCGGCGGCGGAACTCGAACCGCCCAAGGAAGTGAAGCTGAAGGACCCGAAGGACTGGAAGGTCGCGGGCAAGCCGCTGAAGCGGCTCGACACGGTCGAGAAGGTCACGGGCAAGCAGCTCTACGGCATGGACCACACGATGCCGGGCCTGCTGAACGCCACCGTGCGCGCCTGCCCGGTGATCGGTGGCAAGCTCAAGGACTTCGACGCCAGCAAGGCCGAGAAGATGCCGGGCGTGAAGAAGATCTTTGCGATCGACGGCAACGCCGTCGTGGTCGTGGCCGACACCTACTGGCAGGCCAAGACCGCACTCGACGCCGTCACCACCAACTGGGACATCGGCGAGCTCGGCAAGGTGTCGACGGAGACGATCAACGCGATGCTGAAGGAGGGACTCGACGCCAAGGAAGCCTTCGTCGGCAACAAGGCGGGCGATGCCCAGAAGGCGATCGAGGGCGCGGCCAAGAAGGTCGAGGCGGTCTATAGCTTCCCCTACCAGCATCACGTCACTATGGAGCCGATGAACGCTACCGCGCGCTACACGGCCGACAAGTGCGAGGTCTGGTGCGGCACCCAGAACGGTGAGGCCGCGCTTGCCGCGGCGTCGGAAGCGGCCGGCCTGCCGGTCGCCAAGTGCGAGGTCTACAAGCTCATGCTGGGCGGCGGCTTCGGCCGGCGCGGCCGGTCGGACTATGTCCGGCAGGCGGTGCTCGCCGCCAAGGAAATGCCCGGCACGCCGATCAAGCTCATCTGGTCGCGCGAAGAGGACATGACGCACTGTCAGTATCATCCGACTACGATGGCCAAGATGACGGCCGGCCTCGATGCCCAGGGCAACCTGGTCGGCCTGCACATCCGCCTCTCGGGTCAGTCGATCCTGGCGTCGCTGCTGCCCCAGAACCTTGTGAACGGCATGGATCCCATCGCCTTCCAGGGGCTGATGCAGACCGGCGTCGAAGCGGCCTACGGCTACGACTTGCCGAACCTGCTGTTCGACCATGCGATGCGCAATCCGCACATCACGGCCGGGTTCTGGCGCGGCGTGAACGTGAACCAGAACGCCGTCTACATGGAATGTTTCATGGACGAGCTGGCGGAAGCGGCGGGCCAGGATCCGCTCGCCTATCGCCTGAAGTACCTGAAGCCCAAATGGGCGGCGGTGCTGAAGGCGGCCTGCGACAAGGCGGGCTACGGCAAGCCGCTGCCCGAGGGCCGCTTCCACGGCATCTCGCAGGTCATGGGCTATGGCAGCTACGTCGCCGGCGTCGCCGAGGTGTCGGTGAGCAAGGACGGGCAGCTCAAGATCCACAAGATCACGGCCGCCACCAATCCCGGCCATGTGGTCAATCCGGCGCAGATCGACCGCCAGGTCGCGGGCTCGTTCGTCTATGGCCTGTCTGCGGCGCTGTACGGCGAGATCACGGTCAAGGACGGGGCGGTCGAGCAGACCAACTTCGACACCTACAACGTGATGCGCATCGACGAGATGCCCGACGTCGAGACAGTGCTCGTTCCCACCAACGACTTCTGGGGTGGCGTCGGCGAGCCGACCATCGCCGTCGCCGCGCCGGCCGTACTCAACGCGATCGCCAAGGCGACGGGCAAGCGGGTGCGCAACCTGCCGCTGATGCATCACGAGCTGAAGAAAGGCGTCTGATGGTCCGGTCGCTGCTGTCGGGCCTGGCTGGCATTGTGTTGCTGGCGGACCCGGCCTCGGCGGCCGATGCCCCGCCGGGCGCCAGTTCCTGCACGGGCTGCCACGCGCCGAAGAAGGTGGCGGATTCGGTGATGCCGCATATCGTCGGCCGCAAGGCCGAGGATATCGTCACCTTCATGCGCGAGTATCGCAGCGGCGCGTGGCCCTCGAGCGTTATGGGCCGCATCGCCAAGGGCTTCGACGACCAGCAGACCCAGGCCATCGCGGCCTGGTTCGCCGCGCAGCCGGAGTAAGTGGAGCAGGCATTGGCCACGCGCCGTCATTTCCTGAAGCTCAGCGCCGCTGCCGGACTAGCGCCGGCCGTGGTGTCCGCGCAGGGCAGGGCGAAGGTCGTCGTGATCGGCGGCGGCTTCGGCGGCGCCACGGCGGCGCGCACGCTGAAGTCCCTGCAGCCTGCGCTCGACGTCACCCTTGTCGAGCCCAATCCCGTTTACACGTCCTGCCCGTTCAGCAACGCCGTGCTGGCCAACCTGCGGGAAATCGACCGGCAGCAGTTCGGCTACGACGGTATCAAGAGCGCGGGCGTCACGGTCGCCCAGACGAGCGCGAGCGCGGTCGATCCCGAGGCTAAGACGGTAGCGCTGGCCGACGGCAACAGGCTTTCCTACGACCGGCTGGTCATGACGCCCGGCATCGACTTCAACTGGGGCGCCATCGCGGGCTACGACGAGGCTGCCGCACAGAAGATGCCGCATGCGTGGAAGGCGGGCGACCAGACCGTGCTGCTGCGCCGGCAGTTGCAGGCCATGGACGATGGCGGACTAGTCGTTATGTCGGCGCCGGCCAATCCCTTCCGCTGCCCGCCCGGCCCCTATGAGCGCGCCAGCCTGATCGCCTACTGGCTCAAGATCTGGAAGCCGAAGTCGAAGCTGCTGCTGCTCGATGCCAAGGATGCCTTCTCCAAGCAGCGCCTGTTCCAGAACGGCTGGGCCGAGCTGTATCCGGGCATGATCGAATGGGTACCGCTCAGCAAGGGCGGCAAGGTGACGTCCGTCGATTCCGCGACACTGACGCTCACGACCGAGTTCGCGAGCCACAAGGCCGCCGTCGCCAACGTGATCCCGCCGCAGAAGGCTGGCGCCATCGCCGCGCAAGCTGGCGTCGCCGACCGCACCGGCTGGTGCCCCGTCGAACCTGTTGCTTTCGAATCGACCTTGCGGCCGGGCATCCACGTGCTGGGCGACGCAGCCATCATGGGCGGCATGCCCAAGTCCGCCTTCGCGGCCAATGCGCAGGCCAAGGTCTGCGCCGCGGCGCTGGTGCGCCTGCTGGCCGGCGACAAGCCGCAGGATCCGATCCTGATCAACACCTGCTACAGCCTCATGGCGGCCGATTACGGCATCTCGATTGCCGGCGTTTATCGCCCCGACAAGGGCCAGCTCACCGATATTCCGGGCGCCGGCGGCTCCAGCCCGCTGGTTGCCGTGGGCGGCCTGCGTGGCCAGGAGGCGCTCTATGCGTTGAGCTGGTTCCGCACCATCACCGCCGAGACCTTCGGTTGATGCGATGCGGATCCCGCTCGTCATCGCTCTCTTGCTCATCGCGTATCCCGCGGCTGCCCAGCCGGTCACGCCACAGATCGTGGACGATGCCATCCCGGCTTCGCTCACCGGCAGGCCGGGCGACGCCGCAAGAGGGCGGGCCATCGTCGCCAACCGCAGCACCGGCCTCTGCCTGCTCTGCCATTCCGGACCGATCGCCGAAGAACGCTTCCAGGGCGATATTGCGCCGAGCCTCGCCGGGGCGGGCTCGCGCTGGTCGGAGGGACAGTTGCGCTTGCGGATCGTCGACGGCGCGCGTCTCAATGCGGACACGATCATGCCGGCCTACTATCGAACCGACGGCCTGCAGCGGGTCGCCCGCAACTTCGAGGGAAAGACCATCCTCTCGGCCGGGCAGGTCGAGGATGTCGTGGCCTATCTCGTTACGTTGAAGGATTGAATGGATCGTCGTCGTTTCCTGGCCGGTACGGCCGCCACCGTTATCGTCCTGCCGCTTGCGCGCGCGTCGGCGACGCAGGAAGCCATGGCCGATGCAATCAGGAAGGTGGTCGGCACGACCACCCCGACCGAGGGCCGCGTGAAGCTCGACGTGCCGCCGCTGGTCGAGAATGGCAACACCGTGCCGCTCACCATCACGGTCGAGAGCCCGATGACTGCGGCTGATTACGTCAAGGCGATCCATGTCTTCAACGAGAAGAATCCGCAGCCCAACGTCTTGTCCGCGCGGCTCGGCCCCCATAGCGGGAAGGCTATCGTGGGTACGCGCATCAAGCTGGGAGACAGCCAGCGGATCGTCGCCATTGCAGAGACGAGCGACGGCAAATTCTGGATAGGCGGCGCCGATGTGATCGTCACCCTGGCCGCCTGCCTCGAGGAGTCGACCTGATGTCGAACATCCTCGTGAACGCCCCCAAGACCGCCAAGCGCGGTGAGGTCGTCGAGATCAAGGCGCTGATCCTGCATCCGATGGAGACCGGCTTCCGGCCTGGCCCCAACGGCCGCATCATCCCGCGCAACATCATCGAGCGCTTCACCGCGACCTGGAACGGCACCGAGATCTTCGCGATGGAGATGTCGCCCGCGATCGCGGCCAACCCGTTCGTCTCCTTCTTCGCTCAGGCAAACGAGAGCGGCACGGTGATCCTGCGCTGGACCGGCGACGAGGGCTTCGCCGTCGAGGAGCGGGTCGCCATCGCCGTCGAATGAGCGCACGGCTCCTCTGCCTCGGCCTGGTGCTGGTCTTCGCCACCTCGTACGCGGCGGCGCAGGTGGCGACCGACAAACGACGCTCCGGCTACCAGGACATGGGCGAGGCGCTGCAGAAGATGCAGGACGACGACACGGCCAATCCCGGCATGCTGTTCGTCCAGCTTGGCGGCCAGCTCTGGGCGAAGCCCATGGGCACCGACAACAAATCCTGCGCCGACTGTCACGGCGCCGCGGCCAACAGCATGAAGGGCGTCGCCACACGCTACCCCGCGATCCCGCAGGGGGCCGATCGGCCCGTCGACCTCGAGGGCCGCATCAACCTCTGCCGCACCGAGAACCAGAAGGCCGAACGGTTGCCGCCGGAGAATCGCGACCTGCTGGCGCTCGAAGCCTACGTGGCGCACCAGTCGCGCGGCATGCCCATCGCGCCGCCCTACGGTCCGGTCCTCGACGCGTTTCGCGCGCAGGGCGAGGGGATCTACCGCCGCCGCCAGGGCCAGCTCAATCTATCCTGCGCAATCTGTCACGACGACAATGCCGGCAAGAAGCTGGCGGGCATCGCCATTCCGGAGGCTCATCCCACGGGCTATCCGATCTATCGCCTGGAGTGGCAGGCGCTGGGCTCGCTGAAGCGGCGGCTGCGCAATTGCCTGGTCGGCATTCGCGCCGAGGCGTGGCCGCTCGATGCGCCCGAATATGTCGCGCTCGAGCTCTATCTGATGGAGCGTGCGAAGGGCCTGCCGCTCGAAACGCCCGCGGTACGACCCTAGACGCGGGTCGCGCCGGGAGGTGAATTTTCTCCTGTCGGCGATCGAGGAAGCTATTCCTGCCGCCAGCGCCCGGCGATTCGACCGACCGTTTCATTGCTGGTGTCGCCGGCCGGACCGTACAGTCCCCATCATGCTCAGCCTTGCCAACACCCTCGCCGCCCGGGCGGCGCGTCTCATCCAGACGGCCTATCAGGAGCCCGCACTCTGGACCATTTCCACGCACGGGCGCGTGGTGGGCTCGCTGATGTGCGAAGCGGAGAGCTGGCGGATCTCATGGTTCGATGGCGCCGATCCTCGGCTCGTCAGCTATGGCGGCTGCGTCGACGGCGATCCCGATGCCCTGGCGATCGTGCTCAGCGAACGGCTCGGCGCCCCGGTTCGCCTGGAGTCGCTTCCGGTCTAGACTGACGGACCGCCGCTTACGGATATTGACATCATGGATGCCATCGACAGGAAGATCGTGGCGCTCCTTCAGGAGGATGCGAGCCTTTCGCTTGCGCAGATCGCGCATCGGGTGGGTCTGTCGCAGAGCCCCTGCTGGAAGCGTATCCAGCGGCTGGAGAAGACCGGCGTCATCCTGAAGCGGGTGGCGCTGATATCGCCCGAGTCGATCGGCATGGGATTGACTGTCTTCGTGTCGATCGAGACCGGCGACCATTCCTCGGCCTGGCTGGCGAAGTTCGCCAGCACTGTGACCGCCATGCCCGAAGTGATGGAGTTCCATCGCATGGCCGGCGACATCGACTACATGCTGCGCGTCGCGGTGACCGACATGCAGGCCTACGACCAGTTCTACAAGAAGCTCATCGACACGATGCCGCTCAAGAACGTCACCTCGCGCTTCTCGATGGAGCGCGTGAAGTCGACCACGGCCTATCCGATCGCCTCCGACCTCAAGCCCGTCCGTAAGCGGTAGGCCGGGACGGCCGGAAGAGCAGGCGGTCGAGTGCGAGGCTGCCCGGGCCGAACTTGGCGAGATAGAGCAGCGCGACCGCCCAGACGCCGTGCGTGTCGAAGGCATTGGGATAGACGAAGATCTCGATCACCAGGGTCATGCCGAGCAGCGCGAGGGCGGCGGGGCGCGTGAAGAGGCCGAGGAAGAGCAGGATCGGCAGGCTGAGTTCCGCGGCCGTCGCCATCCAGGAGGCGAGCTCCGGTGGCAGGAGCGGCAGCCTGTATTCCTCACGAAACAGCGCCAGCGTCGTTCCGCTGGCCCAACCTTCCAGCTTGAGCAGTCCCGAGCGCAGGAAGATCGTGCCGATCGAGAGGCGTGCGAGCAGCGCCAGCAGTTCGTGCGGAATCTGCGCGAGAAGCGCGTCGAGGCGGAGAAGCAAGGCAGTCATGCAGGCAGTCCTTCGAGAATGCGGAAGATCGCGCCCGCGCTGAAGAGCGAGGCAAGCGTGGTGGGAAGGTCAAAGGCATCGGGCGCGTTCGTCATCGCCTCCCCCAGCGTGGCGCCCTCTTCGAGAGCGGCGAGCAGCAGGTCTGCACCGGGTGGCAACAGGCTCACGAGGACCTCGTGATCCGGCCGCGTGACGAGGGCCGTTTCACCGGGGCGGTCGGGGCCGATCCGCCGGACTTCCGCGTCGAACGTATTGGTCGTCCAGATCGACACGATCGGCCAGGGCGACACGATGACGGTGGCGGCAGGATGCAGGACGAGCCTCGCGGACCCGAGGTCGGCGGCGGCAAGGGCGGCCAGCCGGTCGATTGCGACGGCCGTGGCGTCGGCAGCGTGAAAGGCCTGCTGGCGCGCCCATTCGAGCCGGGCGACGTCCGGTAGATAGGGCAGATCGGCGGCGGGCTCGAAGGTTTCGAGAAAGACGGCGAAGTCGCCGCCATACTCGGCGAGGACGGGCGATCGCGGCGGAAGCCGCTCGACGAAGACGAGGGCGGTGGCTTCGAAGAATTCCTCGCCGACCAGGCGGTGAACGACGGGGAATTTCGCCACGAGCGCCGCGACCAGGCTCGCCTTGACGTTGTTGCGATAGACGGCGAAGCGCCGCTCGCGCGAGGGGCCGGCCGTCTCCGCCACGGAAGAGGGCACCCGCAGGCGGGCTCGCAGCAGCGCCTGCGCGAAGGCCTCCTGCGTCGTGGCCAGCGGCGACATCTCAGGCTGCGCGAGCATGGACTTCACCGGTCGCGCGCAGCACCGAGTCCGCATGCATCACTTCCGCCTCCAGGACCGGCCAGGCCGGCACGTCGCCGTCCCATTCGATGAGCGTCGGCCGGGGCCCGAGCCTCGCGATGAGCCGGCGATGCAGGTCCCACACTTCGGGGGAAACGGCACGATCGTGCGTGTCGACGAGTAGAGGCGCCGCGCCGTCGTCCAGCACGGCATGACCGGCCAGGTGAATCTCGCCGACATGCTCGACCGGGAAAGCCTCGAGATAGGCGAGCGGATCGAAGCCGCGATTGACCGCGGACACGACGACATTGTTGAGGTCGAGCAACAGGCCACAGCCGCTGCGCCGGGCGAGCACGCGCAGGAATTCGGTTTCGGCCATCTCCTCGCCCTCGAAGCGCAGATAGGTCGATGGATTCTCGATGAGGATGCGTCTGCCGAGCGCGGTCTGCGCTTCGTCGACGTGCCGCACCACCAGGTCCAGCGTCGCCTCCGTGTAGGGAAGCGGCAGCAGGTCGTTCAGGAAGACCCCGTCATGCGTGGACCAGGCCAGATGTTCGGAGACGACGAAGGGCTCGTATCGATCGGCGACCGTCTTCAGGCGCGCGAGATGGCCCGGCGTCATGCCGCCGGCGGAGCCGATCGACAATCCTACGCCATGCAGGGAGACCGGATAAAGCGCACGGATGCGCTCGAGGAAGAAATGCGGCGGACCGCCCGCCCCCATGTAGTTCTCGGCATGCACCTCAAGCCAGCCGACATCGGGCCGGGCGTCGAGGATGTGCCGCTGGTGCTCGGGCTTCAGCCCGGCGCCTGCACGAGGGGAGCGATCCGCCGTCACGACGAGCGTCCTTACATCGGCGCCAGGGTGCCCTTGCGCTTCATGCCGTCCTTCAGGGTCACTTCCATGGTCGCGCACGAGCCCTTGGCGACGTACTTCCACGCCTTGGCGTCGTAGTCGGCCTTCGACTGTCCCGAGCAGGAGTTGTTGCCGGTGGCGGCGCAGTCGTTCTTGCCGGCCATGGAGATGCCGTAGCAGCGCTCTTTCTCGGCATTGGCGGTCTGGGCGTTGGCACCGGCCGACATGAGGGCGGCAGCGGCGACGGCGGCCGCGAGGGCGGCATTGGTGGTGCGATTGATCATGGATAAGTCCTCCTGGCTATCGAGCCATTGTCGGCCCGCAAGAGGTCATTCGCAGGATCGTGTTCGGGCGTTACATCGTCGGCGAGTTCTTTTTTCGCCGGATGACCTGTAATGTCTGGCCCCATCAACACGAATACGTGAGGGATCGAGTCTGTTGCCTGCTCCGGACGATCTCTCCGCGCTCATGCGGGCAGCCCGGAAGGGGGACGACGAGGCCTATCGCCGCCTGCTGGTCCTCGTCGCGGCGTGGTTGCGGGGAGTGGCGTTGCGCGGTCTCGCCGCCGCCGGCCGGCCACGTGCCGATTGCGAGGATGTCGTTCAGGAGACTTTGCTGGCCATGCATCTGAAGCGCGATACCTGGGACGAGACGCAGCCGCTTCAGCCCTGGCTGCGCGCGATCGCGCGTCACAAGCTGGTCGATCATCTGCGTCGCCGCGGCTTCACCGATCACGTCGATATCGACGACCATTCGGACACGCTCGCAGCTCCCGAGGCGGCGGAAGAGGGAAGTGCGCTGGACGCCCGGCAGATGCTCGGCCGGCTGCCGGAGCGCCAGCGGCGCATCGTGGAAGGCATTTCCATCGAGGGCCAGAGCGCCCGCGAGGTGGGCGCGCGTCTGGGTCTGAGCGAGGGTGCCGTTCGCGTGACCCTACATCGCGCGCTGCGCACACTGGCTGCGGTCTACCGCAAGGACAGGACATGAAGACCGAGCAGCTCGTCGCCTCACTGGTCGCCGACCGGGCGCAAACCTCCTTTCCGCTCGGGCGCGCCGTGGTCCGCGCCGTCGCGCTCGGCGCACTGGTTTCGCTCGCGATCTTCGCCTTGGGGTTCGGGCCGCGCGTGGATCTGGCGGCCGCCTTCGCGACCTGGCGATTCGACCTGAAGCTCCTGCTGGTGCTGGCCGCGCTGGTGGCGGCCTCGGGCGCCTGCATCGCGCTGGCGCGGCCCCTGTCGTCGGGGACATGGCGCCGGGGCGTCGTGCCGGTTGTTTTGATCGCGGTGGTGGGACTGGCCAGCGAGCTGCTCCTGGCACCTCCGGGCAGCTGGGCGACGAGGCTGGTCGGCAGCAACGCGTTGGTGTGCCTGACCGCGATTCCGATTTTTGCGCTCGCGCCGCTGGCGGCTCTGTTGCTTGCGTTGCGTCGCGCGGCGCCGGCCTCTCCCGCGCTCGCTGGAGCCGCGTCCGGCGCTCTGGCCGCCGCCGCGGCCGCCACCCTCTACGCCTTTCATTGCTTCGACGATTCGCCGCTGTTCGTCCTCACCTGGTATTCGCTGGCGGCGATCCCGGTGATCCTCGTCGGGGCGGCGCTCGGGCATCGCCTGCTGCGCTGGTAGCCAGGGGATCAGCCGCCTCGGCGCAGGACGTCGAACAGCCGCCGGGCCGGGCGCGGCAGGCGGCGGGAGTCGCGTACATAGAGGGCGAGTTCGCGCATCGACCAGGCCTCGGCCAGGCGTAGAGTCGCGATCGGCAGGACGCGCCGGTGCCGCGACGCGGTCGTCTCCGGCACGATGCCCACGCCGACGCCCGCCGCGACCATGGCGCACACGGCGTCGAGACTGCTGACGCGGACGCGCAGCCGCAGCGCGCGACCCAGTCGGGCGGCCTGCATGGCCACATGCTCGTCGAGTGCCGTGCCGCGCGGCAGGCCGACGAAGTCGAGGTCGAGCAGGTCGGCGAACGCGGTCTGGCGCTTGCCCGCGAGGCGATGGTTCGCCGGGACCGCCAGCACCAGCCGATCGGTGCGAAAGGGATGACTCTCGAGTCCGGGAACGAGGGCCGCCTGCGAGCCGATGCCGATGTCGGCGTCACCGGCCGCGATGGCGGCGCCGATCGCCGGGCTCTCGCGATCCTCCAGATCGATGTCGATCGTCGGATTGGCTGCCAGGAAATCCGCCAGCAGGGCGGGCAGGTGCTCCGAGAGCGCCGAGGTGTTGGCGAGGATACGGACGCTGCCCTTCAGTCCGCGCGAATAGGCGCTGAGGTCGCCGCGCATCGTTTCGATCTGCTGCAGAACGATGCGGGCATGGTCGAGCAGGCTGCGGCCCGCCTCGGTCGGCTCGACACCGCGCCGGCCGCGCTTCAGCAGGGGAACCCCCAGGATCTCTTCCATGCCGCGGATACGCGCGCTCGCCGAGGCGAGCGCCAGGTGGGCGCGCTCGGCGCCGCGCGTGATGCTGCCGGTCTGAACCACGAACTGGAACAGACGCAGGTCGGTGAAGTCGAAGCGCATGATCTCTCAGCCTATGGACAGTCCGAAGGCAGACTCCGTATTCTCCACATTGCGAAGCGCCCTGCCACCTTCCAAGAGTGCCGCATGGTCCTGTCGACACTCGCCTTCGTCCTCGCGGTCTTCCTGGTGGCGGGCTTCAGCAAGGGCATCATCGGTCTCGGGCTGCCGACCATTTCGATGGGCCTGCTGGCCCTCGTTCTGCCTCCCTTCGAGGCGGCGGCGCTTCTGATCCTGCCGTCGCTGGTCACCAATGTCTGGCAGATGGTCGACGGTCCCCATCTCAGCAGGCTCCTGCGGCGGCTCTGGCCGCTCAATCTCGGCGTCTGCCTCGGCACCTGGGCGGGGGCAGCCTTCGTCTCGGGCCTCGGAGGAGCCTACGGGGCCGCGGCGCTGGGCGTCGCGCTGATGGCTTACGCCCTGTCCGGCCTGGCGGCCCTGAAGTTCGCCGTTCCAGCCCCGGCGGAACGATGGCTGGGACCGGCGGCCGGCGCTGCGACCGGAGCGATCACCGCGGCCACCGGCGTCTTCGTCATTCCGGCCGTGCCTTACCTGCAGGCGATCGGTCTCACAAAGGATGAACTCGTGCAGGCGCTCGGCCTGTCGTTCACGGTCTCGACCCTGGCCCTTGCCGTCACCCTCATGGGCCGAACCGATCTCGGCGCCGGCCTGGCCTGGCCCTCGGTGGCGGGTGTCGTCGTGGCGCTGCTCGGCATGCGACTGGGACAG
This DNA window, taken from Reyranella humidisoli, encodes the following:
- a CDS encoding HvfC/BufC N-terminal domain-containing protein, with product MLAQPEMSPLATTQEAFAQALLRARLRVPSSVAETAGPSRERRFAVYRNNVKASLVAALVAKFPVVHRLVGEEFFEATALVFVERLPPRSPVLAEYGGDFAVFLETFEPAADLPYLPDVARLEWARQQAFHAADATAVAIDRLAALAAADLGSARLVLHPAATVIVSPWPIVSIWTTNTFDAEVRRIGPDRPGETALVTRPDHEVLVSLLPPGADLLLAALEEGATLGEAMTNAPDAFDLPTTLASLFSAGAIFRILEGLPA
- the bufB gene encoding MNIO family bufferin maturase — its product is MTADRSPRAGAGLKPEHQRHILDARPDVGWLEVHAENYMGAGGPPHFFLERIRALYPVSLHGVGLSIGSAGGMTPGHLARLKTVADRYEPFVVSEHLAWSTHDGVFLNDLLPLPYTEATLDLVVRHVDEAQTALGRRILIENPSTYLRFEGEEMAETEFLRVLARRSGCGLLLDLNNVVVSAVNRGFDPLAYLEAFPVEHVGEIHLAGHAVLDDGAAPLLVDTHDRAVSPEVWDLHRRLIARLGPRPTLIEWDGDVPAWPVLEAEVMHADSVLRATGEVHARAA
- a CDS encoding BufA1 family periplasmic bufferin-type metallophore produces the protein MINRTTNAALAAAVAAAALMSAGANAQTANAEKERCYGISMAGKNDCAATGNNSCSGQSKADYDAKAWKYVAKGSCATMEVTLKDGMKRKGTLAPM
- a CDS encoding sigma-70 family RNA polymerase sigma factor, which codes for MPAPDDLSALMRAARKGDDEAYRRLLVLVAAWLRGVALRGLAAAGRPRADCEDVVQETLLAMHLKRDTWDETQPLQPWLRAIARHKLVDHLRRRGFTDHVDIDDHSDTLAAPEAAEEGSALDARQMLGRLPERQRRIVEGISIEGQSAREVGARLGLSEGAVRVTLHRALRTLAAVYRKDRT
- a CDS encoding NrsF family protein is translated as MKTEQLVASLVADRAQTSFPLGRAVVRAVALGALVSLAIFALGFGPRVDLAAAFATWRFDLKLLLVLAALVAASGACIALARPLSSGTWRRGVVPVVLIAVVGLASELLLAPPGSWATRLVGSNALVCLTAIPIFALAPLAALLLALRRAAPASPALAGAASGALAAAAAATLYAFHCFDDSPLFVLTWYSLAAIPVILVGAALGHRLLRW
- a CDS encoding LysR substrate-binding domain-containing protein, whose protein sequence is MRFDFTDLRLFQFVVQTGSITRGAERAHLALASASARIRGMEEILGVPLLKRGRRGVEPTEAGRSLLDHARIVLQQIETMRGDLSAYSRGLKGSVRILANTSALSEHLPALLADFLAANPTIDIDLEDRESPAIGAAIAAGDADIGIGSQAALVPGLESHPFRTDRLVLAVPANHRLAGKRQTAFADLLDLDFVGLPRGTALDEHVAMQAARLGRALRLRVRVSSLDAVCAMVAAGVGVGIVPETTASRHRRVLPIATLRLAEAWSMRELALYVRDSRRLPRPARRLFDVLRRGG
- a CDS encoding sulfite exporter TauE/SafE family protein, which codes for MVLSTLAFVLAVFLVAGFSKGIIGLGLPTISMGLLALVLPPFEAAALLILPSLVTNVWQMVDGPHLSRLLRRLWPLNLGVCLGTWAGAAFVSGLGGAYGAAALGVALMAYALSGLAALKFAVPAPAERWLGPAAGAATGAITAATGVFVIPAVPYLQAIGLTKDELVQALGLSFTVSTLALAVTLMGRTDLGAGLAWPSVAGVVVALLGMRLGQAVRTHLSPQTFRLCFFAGLLALGGYLAARGLA